A genomic stretch from Gammaproteobacteria bacterium includes:
- a CDS encoding MarC family protein: MTLDKILNMFVVLLVVIDPVGVTPMFGALTRGGGELYRRRMAFKGTALAAAILLVFAFIGDWLLTTLGITLPAFRIAGGILLFLIALDMVFARHSGGRSTTGREQEEARHKEDISVFPLAFPLIAGPGALTTILLMVGEGRGNPAYFSALIGVLLAILALTLACLMVAGKLMKFLGETGANVMDRLFGVILAALAVQYVVDGVRAVFMAGA; encoded by the coding sequence ATGACGCTGGACAAGATCCTCAACATGTTCGTGGTGCTGCTGGTGGTCATAGACCCGGTGGGCGTCACCCCCATGTTCGGCGCCCTGACCCGCGGCGGCGGAGAGCTGTACCGGCGGCGCATGGCCTTCAAGGGCACGGCCCTGGCGGCCGCGATCCTGCTGGTGTTCGCGTTCATCGGCGACTGGCTGCTCACCACCCTCGGCATCACGCTGCCGGCCTTCCGCATCGCCGGCGGCATCCTGCTGTTCCTGATCGCGCTAGACATGGTGTTCGCGCGCCACTCCGGCGGGCGCTCCACCACCGGCCGTGAGCAGGAAGAAGCGCGTCACAAGGAAGACATTTCGGTGTTCCCGCTGGCCTTCCCGCTGATCGCGGGACCGGGCGCGCTCACCACCATCCTGCTCATGGTGGGGGAGGGCCGTGGCAACCCGGCCTACTTCAGCGCGCTCATCGGCGTGCTGCTCGCGATCCTGGCGTTGACGCTGGCCTGCCTGATGGTGGCAGGCAAGCTGATGAAGTTCCTGGGGGAGACGGGCGCGAACGTGATGGACCGCCTGTTCGGCGTGATACTGGCGGCGCTGGCGGTGCAATACGTGGTGGACGGCGTGCGCGCCGTCTTCATGGCGGGTGCTTAA
- a CDS encoding DUF6763 family protein: MIEQEPVTPPTVGEWYADPQGTLFEVVAVDQDDGTVEVQYFDGTVEELDADSWEEMRPKPSDPPEDWSGSMDVEREDYGVDLDDSDRGLWANPLDNLDL, translated from the coding sequence ATGATCGAACAGGAACCGGTGACACCGCCCACGGTGGGCGAGTGGTATGCCGATCCGCAGGGCACGCTCTTCGAGGTGGTCGCTGTGGACCAGGACGACGGCACCGTGGAGGTGCAGTACTTCGACGGCACCGTCGAGGAACTGGACGCGGACTCATGGGAGGAGATGCGTCCCAAGCCCAGCGATCCGCCGGAGGACTGGTCCGGCTCCATGGACGTGGAGCGCGAGGACTACGGCGTTGACCTGGACGACAGCGACCGCGGCCTGTGGGCGAACCCTCTCGACAATCTCGATCTCTGA
- a CDS encoding Rieske 2Fe-2S domain-containing protein, which produces MTMDTPRPSRHVVCRLEDIPDPGARGFSFPGAAIPDEWFLVRHGAAVHAYRNLCPHAGRFLNWKEDAFLTKDRTLIMCAGHGALFDPADGHCVAGAALGQTLERLPAAVEDGEVVVYGPEPA; this is translated from the coding sequence ATGACCATGGATACCCCGCGCCCCTCACGCCACGTCGTCTGCCGCCTGGAGGACATCCCGGACCCGGGCGCGCGCGGCTTCTCCTTCCCCGGCGCGGCGATCCCGGACGAGTGGTTCCTGGTGCGCCACGGCGCCGCAGTGCATGCCTACCGCAACCTCTGTCCGCATGCCGGGCGCTTCCTCAACTGGAAGGAGGATGCGTTCCTCACCAAGGACCGCACGCTCATCATGTGCGCCGGCCATGGCGCGCTGTTCGACCCTGCCGATGGGCATTGCGTCGCGGGCGCGGCGCTGGGGCAGACGCTGGAGCGGCTGCCGGCGGCGGTGGAAGATGGTGAAGTGGTGGTGTACGGGCCGGAACCGGCCTAG
- a CDS encoding nuclear transport factor 2 family protein: protein MFATPDEAEEAFYTAFANTNLDAMMAVWLDSDAITCVHPVGPRIGGAQAVRASWAEIFRNSGGLRFRLGEVNRTQDALLAIHVLHEHIIVPGEAGERPPTVATNIYQLTKEGWRMILHHASPVATAAASPKAKLH from the coding sequence ATGTTCGCCACCCCCGACGAGGCGGAGGAGGCATTCTACACCGCCTTCGCCAACACCAATCTCGACGCCATGATGGCGGTGTGGCTCGACAGCGACGCCATCACCTGCGTGCACCCGGTGGGGCCGCGCATCGGCGGGGCGCAGGCGGTGCGCGCGAGTTGGGCTGAGATCTTCCGCAACAGCGGCGGCCTGCGCTTCAGGCTCGGCGAGGTGAACCGCACGCAGGACGCGCTGCTCGCGATACACGTGCTGCACGAGCACATCATCGTGCCCGGCGAGGCCGGCGAGCGGCCGCCGACGGTGGCCACCAACATCTACCAGCTCACCAAAGAGGGCTGGCGCATGATCCTGCACCACGCCTCGCCGGTGGCGACGGCTGCAGCTTCGCCAAAAGCGAAGCTGCACTGA
- a CDS encoding MFS transporter produces MGLVARWREALSIYAEPRVRAMLFLGFSSGLPFALVLTTLAARLKQAGIDRSTIGYFAWVGFAYSLKFFWSPFVDRLQLPLLARLGRRRSWMLLAQCGVMAGLLLMAYADPAASPAHMALLAVGTAFFAATQDIAVDAYRIEAVAADKQAGMAAAYQTGYQVALICAGAGALTAAAQAGWTAAYCVMAALVLVGMVTVFVIAEPETHMDRGTLAREQRVVEFLARSAHWPEAPRQAVAWLIGAVVCPFMDFFARNGWRAALPILVLIVTYRLNYMTMGVMANPFYLDMGFSLEQIAVVSKLYGIIMTLIGALTAGVLVVQIGILRTMLLGLFLLTAANLFYGYIAGIQPGVAWFAAAVSLDNVANGIAGTSFIAYMSSLTNSAYTATQYALFGTLWSFPAKGLAGFSGKIVDALGYRQFFYYTALIGLPAFLLVLWMLRRPAVPAAPAPESNNS; encoded by the coding sequence ATGGGGCTCGTGGCGCGCTGGCGGGAGGCATTGTCCATCTATGCCGAGCCCCGCGTGCGCGCCATGCTGTTCCTGGGCTTCTCTTCCGGCTTGCCCTTCGCGCTGGTACTCACCACCCTCGCGGCACGCCTCAAGCAGGCGGGCATCGACCGCAGCACCATCGGCTACTTCGCCTGGGTCGGCTTCGCCTATTCCCTCAAGTTCTTCTGGTCGCCCTTCGTGGACCGGCTGCAGCTGCCGCTGCTCGCGCGCCTCGGGCGCCGCCGCAGCTGGATGCTGTTAGCCCAGTGCGGCGTGATGGCGGGCCTCCTGCTCATGGCCTACGCCGATCCCGCCGCGAGCCCGGCCCACATGGCGCTGCTCGCCGTGGGCACCGCCTTCTTCGCCGCCACCCAGGACATCGCCGTGGACGCCTACCGCATCGAGGCGGTGGCGGCGGACAAGCAGGCGGGCATGGCGGCGGCCTATCAGACCGGCTACCAGGTCGCGCTCATCTGCGCCGGCGCCGGCGCGCTCACCGCGGCCGCGCAGGCGGGCTGGACCGCAGCCTACTGCGTGATGGCCGCGCTGGTGCTGGTGGGCATGGTCACGGTGTTCGTGATCGCCGAACCCGAGACGCACATGGACCGGGGCACGCTGGCGCGGGAGCAGCGGGTGGTGGAATTCCTGGCGCGCTCGGCCCATTGGCCCGAGGCGCCGCGCCAGGCGGTGGCCTGGCTCATCGGCGCGGTGGTGTGCCCGTTCATGGACTTCTTCGCCCGCAACGGCTGGCGCGCTGCGCTGCCCATCCTGGTGCTCATCGTCACCTATCGCCTGAACTACATGACCATGGGCGTGATGGCGAACCCCTTCTACCTCGACATGGGCTTCAGCCTGGAACAGATCGCCGTGGTCTCCAAGCTCTACGGCATCATCATGACCCTCATCGGCGCGCTCACGGCCGGCGTGCTGGTGGTGCAGATCGGCATCCTGCGCACCATGCTGCTGGGCCTCTTCCTGCTGACGGCGGCGAACCTCTTCTACGGCTACATCGCCGGCATCCAGCCCGGCGTGGCCTGGTTCGCGGCGGCGGTGAGCCTGGACAACGTGGCCAACGGCATCGCCGGCACGTCCTTCATCGCCTACATGTCCTCCCTCACCAACAGCGCCTACACCGCGACCCAGTACGCGCTGTTCGGCACGCTGTGGAGTTTCCCCGCCAAGGGCCTGGCGGGGTTCTCAGGGAAGATCGTGGATGCGCTGGGATACCGGCAGTTCTTCTACTACACCGCGCTCATCGGGCTGCCGGCTTTCCTGCTGGTGCTGTGGATGCTGCGCCGGCCGGCCGTGCCTGCGGCGCCAGCGCCCGAATCCAACAATTCATGA
- a CDS encoding exodeoxyribonuclease III, producing MRIITLNVNGVRSASRKGVFDWLRKQKADVVCLQETKAQEDQLDDPMFRPDGHHCFYFDAKKKGYAGTALYAREEPDEVIKGFGVKEFDDEGRYLEARFGKLSVVSLYLPSGSAGPERQASKDRFLKAFMPYLKSLRKKKREYVICADWNIVHTEKDIRNWKGNQKNSGCLPHERAWLDELFGPAGFVDAFRVVDLRAEQYTWWSNRGQAWAKNVGWRIDYQVISTGLRDKVRKATIYKDQRFSDHAPLIMDYDL from the coding sequence ATGCGCATCATCACCCTCAACGTCAACGGCGTGCGTTCCGCCTCCCGCAAGGGCGTCTTCGACTGGCTACGCAAGCAGAAGGCTGACGTGGTCTGCCTGCAGGAGACCAAGGCCCAGGAAGACCAGCTCGACGACCCCATGTTCCGCCCCGACGGCCACCACTGTTTCTACTTCGACGCCAAGAAGAAGGGATACGCCGGCACCGCGCTCTACGCGCGCGAGGAACCGGACGAGGTGATCAAGGGCTTCGGCGTGAAGGAGTTCGACGACGAGGGCCGCTACCTCGAGGCGCGCTTCGGCAAGCTCTCGGTGGTCTCGCTGTACCTGCCCTCCGGCTCCGCCGGTCCCGAGCGCCAGGCCTCCAAGGACCGCTTCCTCAAGGCCTTCATGCCCTACCTCAAGTCGCTGCGCAAGAAGAAGCGCGAGTATGTCATCTGCGCCGACTGGAACATCGTGCATACCGAGAAGGACATCAGGAACTGGAAGGGCAACCAGAAGAACTCCGGCTGCCTGCCCCATGAGCGCGCCTGGCTGGACGAGCTGTTCGGTCCCGCCGGCTTCGTGGATGCGTTCCGTGTCGTGGACCTGCGCGCCGAGCAGTACACCTGGTGGTCCAACCGCGGCCAGGCCTGGGCCAAGAACGTGGGCTGGCGCATCGACTACCAGGTGATCTCGACGGGACTGCGCGACAAGGTGCGCAAGGCCACCATATACAAGGACCAGCGCTTCTCCGACCACGCGCCGCTCATCATGGACTACGACCTGTGA
- the pyrE gene encoding orotate phosphoribosyltransferase — MKDYQREFLEFALARGVLRFGEFTLKSGRKSPYFFNAGLFNSGAALAAIGRSYAQAVVDSGIGFDMLFGPAYKGIPLATVTAAALAEHHGLDLPYCFNRKEAKDHGEGGNLVGAPLKGRVLIVDDVITAGTAVREAVSIIRAAGAEPVGLVIALDRQERGQGQVSAVREVEQEHGMRVAAIVRLAELRDWVAARPDMSAPLAAIDAYRQQYGA, encoded by the coding sequence ATGAAGGATTACCAGCGAGAGTTCCTGGAGTTCGCCCTCGCGCGCGGCGTGCTGCGCTTCGGCGAGTTCACCCTCAAGTCCGGCCGCAAGAGCCCGTACTTCTTCAACGCCGGCCTGTTCAACAGCGGCGCGGCGCTCGCCGCCATCGGCCGGAGCTACGCCCAGGCGGTGGTGGATTCCGGCATCGGCTTCGACATGCTGTTCGGCCCGGCCTACAAGGGTATACCGCTCGCCACCGTCACGGCGGCGGCGCTCGCCGAACACCACGGGCTCGACCTGCCCTACTGCTTCAACCGCAAGGAGGCGAAGGACCACGGCGAGGGCGGCAACCTGGTGGGCGCGCCCTTGAAGGGCCGCGTGCTGATCGTGGACGACGTGATCACCGCCGGCACCGCGGTGCGCGAGGCGGTGTCCATCATCCGCGCCGCCGGCGCGGAGCCCGTGGGCCTCGTGATCGCGCTGGACCGCCAGGAGCGCGGCCAGGGGCAAGTCTCCGCGGTGCGGGAGGTGGAGCAGGAGCATGGCATGCGGGTGGCCGCCATCGTGCGCCTCGCGGAGTTGCGCGACTGGGTGGCGGCGCGGCCCGACATGTCCGCACCACTCGCGGCCATCGACGCCTACCGTCAACAATACGGGGCCTAA
- a CDS encoding DUF4124 domain-containing protein: MKTSRILLLGAALLLAAGAAYAGGNSKTKLYKWVDKNGVTQYGSSIPPEYASQESQQLNSQGMVVKTQDAQKTPEQLAAEAQAKAEADRQAEALKEQKKRDKVLLDTYTSVGDMERDRDSKLSAIDAQINVLNGSITSVQNALADFQERASELTAKNKPVPADLQKHVESSRQQLILNQQQLLQQQQYKQQMSDQFKADIARYKELTAPQPGG; the protein is encoded by the coding sequence ATGAAGACCTCACGCATCCTGCTCCTCGGCGCCGCCCTGCTCCTCGCGGCGGGCGCGGCCTACGCCGGCGGCAACTCCAAGACCAAGCTGTACAAGTGGGTGGACAAGAACGGCGTCACCCAGTACGGCAGCAGCATCCCGCCCGAGTACGCCTCGCAGGAGAGCCAGCAGCTCAACAGCCAGGGCATGGTGGTGAAAACGCAGGATGCGCAGAAGACGCCGGAGCAGCTCGCCGCCGAGGCCCAGGCGAAAGCCGAAGCCGACCGCCAGGCCGAAGCGCTCAAGGAGCAGAAGAAGCGCGACAAGGTGCTGCTGGACACCTACACCTCGGTGGGCGACATGGAGCGCGACCGCGACAGCAAGCTCTCCGCCATCGACGCCCAGATCAACGTGCTGAACGGCAGCATCACCAGCGTGCAGAACGCGCTGGCGGACTTCCAGGAACGCGCCAGCGAGCTCACCGCCAAGAACAAGCCGGTGCCGGCGGACCTGCAGAAGCACGTGGAGAGCTCCCGGCAGCAGCTCATCCTGAACCAGCAGCAACTCCTGCAGCAGCAGCAGTACAAGCAGCAGATGTCGGACCAGTTCAAGGCCGACATCGCCCGCTACAAGGAATTGACGGCACCCCAGCCCGGCGGCTGA
- the dut gene encoding dUTP diphosphatase yields MPIVKLKILDPRVGKEFPLPQHATAGSAGMDIRACLEEPLTLKPGDSALIPSGIAIHIGDPGYAAVLLPRSGLGHKHGIVLGNLVGLIDSDYQGEVLVSCWNRGREAFTVNPGERIAQMVILPVAHAQFEVVSEFEESKRGAGGFGHSGKH; encoded by the coding sequence ATGCCCATCGTGAAGCTCAAGATCCTGGACCCCCGGGTCGGCAAGGAGTTCCCGCTGCCGCAGCACGCCACCGCCGGCTCCGCCGGCATGGACATCCGCGCCTGCCTCGAGGAGCCTCTCACCCTCAAACCCGGCGACAGCGCGCTCATCCCCTCCGGCATCGCCATCCACATCGGCGATCCGGGCTATGCCGCGGTGCTGTTGCCCCGCTCGGGGCTCGGCCACAAGCACGGCATCGTGCTCGGCAACCTAGTGGGCCTCATCGACTCCGACTACCAGGGCGAGGTGCTGGTGTCCTGCTGGAACCGCGGCAGGGAGGCTTTCACCGTGAACCCGGGCGAGCGCATCGCGCAGATGGTGATCCTGCCGGTGGCCCATGCCCAGTTCGAGGTTGTGTCGGAGTTCGAAGAATCGAAGCGCGGAGCAGGTGGTTTCGGTCACTCCGGCAAGCACTGA
- the coaBC gene encoding bifunctional phosphopantothenoylcysteine decarboxylase/phosphopantothenate--cysteine ligase CoaBC, with product MGALKGRKILLGVSGGIAAYKSADLARRLKEAGAEVQVVMTAGAQRFVTPLTFQALTGRPVRSELWDMAAEHAMGHIELGRWADTVLVAPATADCIAHLAQGLATDLLTTLCLATQAPLTVAPAMNWAMWESAATQQNVAALKARGVRLLGPVAGELAEGEVGMGRMLEPADIVAALAGAELPLKGVKVLVTAGPTREPVDPVRFVSNRSSGKMGFAVARAAAEAGAEVTLVAGPVHLVTPRDVRRVDVETAAEMHAAVMQRVKQADVFIAAAAVADYAPKRAAPQKIKKTGASLELRLARTSDILGEVAALKSRPYLVGFAAETEKLAAHAREKLKKKKLDLLAANLVGKDKGFDRDDNTLTLYWQDGERELGSASKLDLARELVRTIIERRK from the coding sequence GTGGGCGCGCTCAAGGGCCGCAAGATCCTCCTCGGCGTGAGCGGCGGCATCGCCGCCTACAAGAGCGCCGACCTCGCGCGCCGCCTGAAGGAGGCGGGCGCCGAAGTGCAGGTGGTCATGACCGCCGGCGCCCAGCGCTTCGTCACGCCGCTCACCTTCCAGGCCCTCACCGGCCGGCCGGTGCGCTCGGAGCTGTGGGACATGGCGGCCGAGCACGCCATGGGCCACATCGAGCTCGGCCGCTGGGCCGATACCGTGCTCGTCGCGCCCGCCACCGCCGACTGCATCGCGCACCTCGCCCAGGGCCTCGCCACGGACCTGCTCACCACCCTCTGCCTCGCCACCCAGGCGCCGCTCACGGTGGCGCCGGCCATGAACTGGGCCATGTGGGAGAGCGCCGCCACGCAGCAGAACGTCGCGGCATTGAAGGCGCGCGGCGTGCGCCTGCTCGGTCCGGTGGCGGGCGAACTCGCCGAAGGCGAGGTGGGTATGGGCCGCATGCTGGAGCCCGCCGACATCGTGGCCGCGCTCGCGGGCGCGGAGTTGCCGCTCAAGGGCGTGAAGGTGCTGGTCACCGCCGGCCCCACCCGCGAGCCGGTGGACCCGGTGCGCTTCGTCTCCAACAGGAGTTCCGGCAAGATGGGCTTCGCGGTGGCGCGTGCCGCCGCCGAGGCAGGCGCGGAGGTCACGCTGGTGGCGGGGCCGGTACACCTCGTGACGCCTCGCGACGTGCGGCGCGTGGACGTGGAGACCGCCGCCGAGATGCATGCCGCCGTGATGCAGCGGGTTAAGCAGGCGGACGTGTTCATCGCCGCCGCCGCCGTCGCCGACTACGCGCCGAAGCGCGCCGCGCCTCAGAAGATAAAGAAGACGGGCGCCTCCCTGGAGCTCAGGCTCGCGCGCACCTCGGACATCCTGGGCGAGGTGGCGGCGCTGAAATCGCGGCCTTACCTCGTGGGCTTCGCCGCGGAGACCGAGAAACTCGCGGCCCATGCCCGCGAGAAGCTGAAGAAAAAGAAGCTGGACCTGCTCGCAGCTAACCTGGTCGGAAAGGACAAGGGTTTCGATCGGGACGACAACACGCTCACCCTCTATTGGCAAGACGGTGAGCGGGAGCTCGGTTCCGCTTCAAAACTGGATCTGGCGCGCGAGCTCGTGCGCACCATCATCGAACGACGCAAGTAG
- the tyrS gene encoding tyrosine--tRNA ligase, with amino-acid sequence MPTPAEQLAELARGADEILPEAELAARLKEGRPLRVKAGFDPTAPDLHLGHTVLLNKMRRFQDFGHEVIFLIGDFTGLIGDPTGKNVTRKPLSPEEIQANARTYEAQVFKILDPKRTRIDFNSRWTNELGAAGLVQLAAKYTVARMLERDDFSKRYAAGEPISVHEFLYPLVQGYDSVALKSDVELGGTDQKFNLLMGRHLQEHYGQKPQVILTMPILEGLDGVQKMSKSLGNYIGINEPPNEMFGKLMSISDDLMWRYFELLSFRPLAEVEGFKKQIADGANPRDIKFLLGQEIVARFHGAAAGKAAQEEFVARFQKGALPEDMPELHLAAPADGIGIVELLKQAQLVASGSEANRLLEQGGVKVDGEKAADRSVKLKAGGTHVIQVGKRKFARVTLKAG; translated from the coding sequence ATGCCGACCCCCGCCGAACAGCTCGCGGAACTCGCCCGCGGCGCCGACGAGATCCTGCCCGAGGCGGAGCTGGCCGCGCGGCTCAAGGAAGGGCGTCCGCTGCGGGTGAAGGCCGGCTTCGACCCCACCGCGCCGGACCTGCACCTCGGCCACACGGTGCTGCTCAACAAGATGCGCCGCTTCCAGGACTTCGGCCACGAGGTCATCTTCCTGATCGGCGACTTCACCGGCCTCATCGGCGATCCCACCGGCAAGAACGTGACGCGCAAGCCGCTCTCGCCGGAGGAGATTCAGGCCAACGCCCGCACCTACGAGGCGCAGGTGTTCAAGATCCTGGACCCGAAGCGCACGCGCATCGACTTCAACTCGCGCTGGACGAACGAACTCGGCGCCGCGGGCCTGGTGCAGCTCGCGGCCAAGTACACGGTGGCGCGCATGCTGGAGCGGGACGACTTCAGCAAGCGCTACGCGGCCGGCGAACCCATCTCCGTGCACGAGTTCCTGTATCCGCTGGTGCAGGGCTACGACTCGGTGGCGCTGAAGTCCGACGTGGAGCTCGGCGGAACCGACCAGAAGTTCAACCTGCTGATGGGGCGCCACCTGCAGGAGCACTACGGCCAGAAGCCGCAGGTCATCCTCACCATGCCGATCCTGGAGGGCCTGGACGGCGTGCAGAAGATGTCCAAGTCCCTCGGCAACTACATCGGCATCAACGAGCCGCCCAACGAGATGTTCGGCAAGCTCATGTCCATCTCCGACGACCTCATGTGGCGCTACTTCGAGCTCCTGAGCTTCCGCCCGCTGGCGGAGGTCGAGGGCTTCAAGAAGCAGATCGCGGACGGCGCGAACCCGCGCGACATCAAGTTCCTGCTGGGCCAGGAGATCGTGGCGCGCTTCCACGGCGCCGCCGCTGGCAAGGCGGCGCAGGAGGAGTTCGTGGCGCGCTTCCAGAAGGGCGCGCTGCCGGAGGACATGCCCGAGCTGCATTTGGCCGCGCCTGCCGATGGCATCGGCATCGTGGAACTCCTGAAGCAGGCGCAGCTCGTGGCCAGCGGCTCCGAAGCGAACCGGCTCCTGGAACAGGGGGGTGTCAAGGTGGATGGCGAGAAGGCCGCGGACCGCAGCGTGAAGCTCAAGGCGGGCGGGACCCACGTGATCCAGGTCGGCAAGCGCAAGTTCGCGCGTGTCACCCTCAAGGCGGGCTGA
- a CDS encoding peptidoglycan DD-metalloendopeptidase family protein, whose amino-acid sequence MDQQFESGADYKPGLKAKLRARRRYWVMLGVTLAAAGVFPYFAPVPATASFTPSIALSPVPAPASLAPPLPTLTSVSFKVANGDTLAQLFADRNLDRADLAAIMAAGRGTERLKRILPGDVIRVQYTPDAHIQTLRVQYDEGHMLNVARDEAGNFVPNLDVIPTTYIDSYAHGVIENSLFDAAGRAGLADGTTMQLIQLFAWDVDFAHDIQSGDSFTVLYQKVQRAGHATVDGPILAAEFKTGGKDYRIVRFTDPAGHSGYYTPEGKSIRKALMRAPVSYSRISSGFTTHRKHPILGYSRAHQGVDYAAPTGTPIKAAGDGRVTFVGLKGGYGKCIMIDHGGGYSTLYGHMSRFRKGMHAGLHVSQEQVIGYVGMTGLATGPHLHFEVHVNGAPRNPRTVQLPNVAPVTTQYLADFNASTKSLFAQLSGGDTRLAGAPASAGAETAVAH is encoded by the coding sequence GTGGACCAGCAGTTTGAATCGGGCGCCGATTATAAGCCAGGCCTGAAGGCCAAGCTGCGCGCGCGCCGCCGCTATTGGGTGATGCTGGGCGTCACCCTCGCCGCCGCCGGCGTGTTCCCCTATTTCGCGCCGGTACCGGCCACCGCAAGCTTCACCCCGAGCATCGCGCTCAGCCCCGTGCCGGCCCCGGCCAGCCTGGCGCCGCCGCTGCCGACGCTCACCAGCGTGAGCTTCAAGGTCGCGAACGGCGACACCCTGGCCCAGCTCTTCGCCGACCGCAACCTGGACCGCGCCGACCTCGCCGCCATCATGGCCGCCGGCCGCGGCACCGAGCGCCTGAAGCGCATCCTGCCGGGCGACGTGATCCGCGTGCAGTACACACCGGACGCGCACATCCAGACGCTGCGCGTCCAGTACGACGAAGGCCACATGCTGAACGTGGCGCGTGACGAGGCCGGCAACTTCGTCCCCAACCTCGACGTGATTCCGACCACCTACATCGACTCGTACGCCCACGGCGTGATCGAGAACTCGCTGTTCGACGCCGCCGGCCGCGCCGGCCTCGCCGACGGCACCACCATGCAGCTCATCCAGCTGTTCGCCTGGGACGTGGACTTCGCCCACGACATCCAGAGCGGCGACAGCTTCACGGTGCTGTACCAGAAAGTGCAGCGCGCCGGCCACGCCACCGTGGATGGCCCGATCCTGGCGGCCGAGTTCAAGACCGGCGGCAAGGACTACCGCATCGTGCGCTTCACCGACCCCGCCGGCCACAGCGGCTACTACACGCCGGAAGGCAAGAGCATCCGCAAGGCGCTGATGCGCGCGCCGGTGAGCTACAGCCGCATCTCCTCCGGCTTCACCACCCATCGCAAGCACCCGATCCTGGGCTACAGCCGCGCCCACCAGGGCGTGGACTACGCCGCTCCCACCGGCACGCCGATCAAGGCCGCCGGCGACGGACGCGTGACCTTCGTCGGGCTCAAGGGCGGCTACGGCAAGTGCATCATGATCGACCACGGCGGCGGCTACAGCACGCTGTACGGCCACATGTCGCGCTTCAGGAAGGGCATGCACGCCGGCCTGCACGTGAGCCAGGAACAGGTCATCGGCTACGTGGGCATGACCGGCCTCGCCACCGGCCCGCACCTGCACTTCGAGGTGCACGTGAACGGGGCGCCGCGCAACCCGCGCACCGTGCAGCTGCCGAACGTGGCGCCGGTGACCACCCAGTACCTGGCCGACTTCAACGCCTCCACCAAGAGCCTGTTCGCCCAGCTCTCCGGCGGCGACACCCGCCTCGCCGGCGCGCCCGCCTCCGCCGGCGCCGAGACCGCCGTCGCCCACTGA
- a CDS encoding anhydro-N-acetylmuramic acid kinase, protein MADLYIGLMSGTSADGIDAVLMAFDPAPRLVATHFTPYAGSVREKVRALSQGRHAGDPVDELGALDTELGELFGAAVLALLEDAKTEPRAVRAIGSHGQTVRHRPRIAHPFTAQIADPNIIAARTGITVVADFRRRDVALGGQGAPLLPAFHQVAFGSAAEQRVVVNVGGIANVTLLPPAGPVRGFDTGPGNVLMDWVCRERLGQAYDSDGAHAARGEIDRPLLAVLLEDAYFSLPIPKSTGPEHFNREWLEKALGGRALKTEDLLATLTELTARSVAEQVHEHAPEARHVYVCGGGAHNTQLMARLASQFPSVPVESTAALGLDPDWVEAAGFAWLAQRTLAGQPGNLPTVTGAAKATILGAIYPA, encoded by the coding sequence ATGGCCGACCTCTACATCGGGCTCATGTCCGGCACCAGCGCCGACGGCATCGACGCGGTGCTGATGGCCTTCGATCCCGCGCCGCGCCTCGTCGCCACCCATTTCACGCCCTACGCCGGCTCGGTGCGGGAGAAAGTGCGCGCGCTCTCCCAGGGCCGCCACGCGGGCGATCCTGTGGACGAGCTGGGCGCGCTGGACACCGAACTCGGCGAGCTCTTCGGCGCCGCGGTGCTGGCGCTGCTCGAGGATGCGAAGACCGAACCCAGGGCCGTGCGCGCCATCGGCAGCCACGGCCAGACCGTGCGCCACCGCCCGCGCATCGCACACCCCTTCACCGCCCAGATCGCCGACCCCAACATCATCGCCGCGCGCACCGGGATCACGGTGGTGGCGGACTTCCGCCGCCGCGACGTGGCCCTCGGCGGCCAGGGTGCGCCGCTCCTGCCGGCCTTCCACCAGGTAGCCTTCGGCAGCGCGGCGGAACAACGGGTGGTGGTGAACGTGGGCGGCATCGCTAACGTGACGCTGCTGCCGCCCGCGGGTCCGGTGCGCGGCTTCGACACCGGCCCCGGCAACGTGCTGATGGACTGGGTGTGCCGCGAACGGCTCGGCCAAGCCTACGACTCGGACGGCGCACATGCGGCCCGCGGCGAGATCGACCGGCCGTTGCTGGCGGTGCTGCTGGAAGATGCCTACTTCAGCCTGCCCATCCCCAAGAGCACGGGACCCGAGCACTTCAACCGGGAATGGCTGGAGAAGGCGCTCGGCGGCAGGGCGCTGAAGACGGAAGATCTCCTGGCCACGCTCACGGAACTCACGGCCCGCAGCGTGGCCGAGCAGGTGCACGAGCACGCACCGGAGGCGAGGCACGTCTACGTCTGTGGCGGCGGCGCCCACAACACCCAGCTCATGGCGCGCCTTGCCTCGCAGTTCCCCTCGGTGCCGGTAGAGAGCACCGCCGCCCTGGGGCTGGATCCGGACTGGGTGGAGGCGGCAGGCTTCGCGTGGCTGGCGCAGCGCACCCTCGCGGGACAACCCGGCAACCTGCCCACGGTCACGGGTGCGGCAAAGGCGACGATCCTCGGCGCGATCTATCCTGCTTGA